The following proteins are encoded in a genomic region of Streptomyces collinus Tu 365:
- a CDS encoding FtsK/SpoIIIE domain-containing protein, translating into MSGNVVHLHKDTNPEPDPPVTTLTVVPDPPAAPPVPLWLRSGRAVRTAVTHEATRTAARTVARHSLYVLGGARIVGRRAWDGRTAARYERMLRAAEAAGNFEAAAEWEERGQRFRDARHRRRMDLLHSPLDAAKGAAVSAGMGVGGLVLLGVAMAIATKDATEVVTPLMAVIKFINLLITIVQVVWGPALTVGPFLALLALWSVGAHQQAAPQWALPAGVRNGEGEPITPSIVVKALRDLGVPALRKAIQEMGDAGASMLSPIVIAGCGVEVDVTLPSGVSTIEVQNRRRKLAENLSRHEHEVFITIPTAARTVRLWVADSGALDEPIGPSPLATDDTMTADYAKGKAPWGQDLRGDAANLSLYQRHLLITGLSNQGKTVALRSLALWLSLDKSVQFLMGDLKGVGDWKMFDGLALTLIQGPTDEHVIQVTEMVEGAVDEMNRRIQAPPGTQFPPLIVLVDEAQVAFMCPAKDEDKRPYGGAKANSRYFMAVRKIHNQGRAVNVLMWQGTQDPTNENLPKLVREGAHTRASLALGTESQARMALGDKAVDGGAAPNLLRPGLDRGTLVVASDGITIPAGQSSITVRTHFIDDATAEAITDRAKALRDGVTTLHAIERDDEERDPLADIAAVIGDAPRLRTQDVLKRLSVLNPDAYGTWSPVDLTRVLDGTGAEPYKSDGRMVVGRDHIARALAHRDTDGSASDAG; encoded by the coding sequence ATGAGCGGCAACGTCGTCCACCTGCACAAAGACACCAACCCCGAGCCCGACCCGCCCGTGACCACACTGACCGTGGTCCCCGACCCGCCGGCCGCACCGCCGGTCCCCCTGTGGCTCCGGTCCGGACGCGCCGTACGCACGGCCGTCACCCACGAGGCCACCAGGACGGCCGCGCGCACGGTCGCCCGGCACAGCCTGTACGTCCTCGGGGGCGCGCGGATCGTGGGCCGCCGGGCGTGGGACGGTCGCACCGCCGCCCGGTACGAGCGCATGCTCCGCGCCGCTGAAGCCGCGGGGAACTTCGAGGCGGCTGCCGAGTGGGAGGAGCGGGGGCAGCGATTCCGCGACGCCCGCCACCGCCGCCGCATGGACCTGCTGCACTCGCCGCTGGACGCGGCCAAGGGCGCGGCCGTGAGCGCCGGTATGGGCGTCGGTGGACTGGTCCTGCTCGGCGTCGCGATGGCCATCGCCACCAAGGACGCCACCGAGGTCGTCACTCCGCTCATGGCGGTCATCAAGTTCATCAACCTGCTGATCACCATCGTGCAAGTGGTGTGGGGACCGGCCCTGACGGTCGGCCCGTTCCTCGCCCTGCTCGCCCTGTGGTCCGTCGGGGCCCACCAACAGGCCGCACCCCAGTGGGCACTGCCGGCAGGCGTCCGCAACGGTGAGGGCGAGCCGATCACCCCGTCGATCGTGGTCAAGGCCCTACGCGACCTGGGGGTACCTGCCCTGCGTAAGGCGATTCAGGAGATGGGCGACGCGGGTGCGTCGATGCTGTCCCCGATCGTCATCGCCGGATGCGGCGTGGAAGTCGACGTCACCCTCCCGTCGGGGGTGTCCACGATCGAGGTGCAGAACCGGCGTCGGAAGCTCGCTGAGAACCTGTCCCGGCACGAGCACGAGGTGTTCATCACCATCCCGACCGCCGCCCGCACAGTGCGGCTGTGGGTGGCCGACTCCGGGGCGCTGGACGAGCCGATCGGCCCGTCCCCGCTGGCCACCGACGACACGATGACCGCCGACTACGCCAAGGGCAAAGCGCCGTGGGGTCAGGACCTGCGCGGCGACGCCGCGAACTTGAGCCTGTATCAGCGGCACCTGCTCATCACCGGCCTGTCGAACCAGGGCAAGACCGTGGCCCTGCGGTCCCTGGCGCTGTGGCTGTCCCTGGACAAGTCGGTGCAGTTCCTCATGGGTGACCTCAAGGGCGTGGGCGACTGGAAGATGTTCGACGGCCTCGCCCTCACCCTCATCCAGGGCCCCACCGATGAGCACGTGATCCAGGTGACCGAGATGGTCGAAGGCGCGGTGGACGAGATGAACCGCCGCATCCAGGCCCCGCCCGGCACCCAGTTCCCGCCGCTGATCGTGCTGGTCGATGAGGCACAGGTCGCGTTCATGTGCCCGGCCAAGGACGAGGACAAGCGCCCCTACGGCGGCGCCAAGGCCAACTCCCGGTACTTCATGGCCGTCCGCAAAATCCACAACCAGGGCCGCGCCGTCAACGTCCTGATGTGGCAGGGCACCCAGGACCCCACCAACGAGAACCTGCCCAAGCTGGTCCGCGAGGGCGCCCACACCCGCGCCTCCCTCGCACTCGGCACCGAATCGCAGGCCCGCATGGCGCTGGGCGACAAGGCCGTGGACGGCGGCGCCGCCCCGAACCTGCTGCGCCCAGGGCTGGACCGGGGCACCCTGGTCGTCGCCTCCGACGGCATCACCATCCCGGCCGGCCAGTCCTCCATCACCGTGCGCACGCACTTCATCGACGACGCCACCGCCGAAGCCATCACCGACCGGGCCAAGGCCCTGCGCGACGGCGTCACCACCCTGCACGCCATCGAACGCGACGACGAGGAGCGTGACCCGCTCGCCGACATCGCCGCCGTCATCGGCGACGCCCCGCGGCTGCGCACCCAGGACGTGCTCAAGCGGCTCTCCGTACTGAACCCGGACGCCTACGGCACCTGGTCGCCCGTCGACCTCACCCGCGTCCTGGACGGCACCGGCGCCGAGCCGTACAAGTCCGACGGCCGCATGGTCGTCGGCCGCGACCACATCGCCCGCGCCCTTGCCCATCGTGACACCGACGGTTCCGCTTCCGACGCCGGATAG
- a CDS encoding RRQRL motif-containing zinc-binding protein, whose amino-acid sequence MGALPVFRWRLAPDGYATRRQLRARGLRPGGQDVAAQLERPRRRRGPLVAYLYRVDLAKPVRPMTPARRAALAKANRARRLCPSCRRDAGYVIPASLGMCTPCAFPEPSLRSA is encoded by the coding sequence ATGGGGGCACTGCCGGTCTTCCGGTGGCGCCTCGCCCCGGACGGCTACGCCACCCGCCGCCAACTCCGCGCACGCGGCCTGCGGCCGGGCGGCCAGGACGTGGCGGCACAGCTCGAACGGCCGCGCCGACGGCGGGGCCCGCTGGTCGCCTACCTGTACCGCGTCGACCTGGCCAAGCCCGTCCGGCCCATGACGCCCGCACGGCGAGCGGCGCTGGCCAAGGCCAACCGCGCCCGCCGCCTCTGCCCCTCCTGCCGCCGTGACGCGGGCTACGTCATCCCCGCATCGCTCGGCATGTGCACCCCCTGCGCCTTCCCCGAACCCTCCCTGAGGAGTGCCTGA